Proteins found in one Micromonospora sp. WMMD1082 genomic segment:
- a CDS encoding ABC transporter ATP-binding protein, with amino-acid sequence MTMAQPLIQARGLVKRFGDFTAVDGIDVEVRAGEAFGFLGPNGAGKSSTMRMVGCISPPSDGELRILGLDPLRDGPAIRARLGVCPQLDNLDPELTVRENLTTYARYFGIPRRVARARAAELLDFVQLRERAESKVEPLSGGMKRRLTIARALVNEPDIVLLDEPTTGLDPQARHLVWERLFRLKQQGVTLVLTTHYMDEAEQLCDRLVVMDGGRIVAEGSPRALIERHSTREVVELRFAADSQETFAGKLDGLGERVEVLPDRILLYVPDGDAAVGEVAALGLHPVNVLVRRSSLEDVFLHLTGRTLVD; translated from the coding sequence ACTCATCCAGGCACGGGGGCTGGTGAAGCGGTTCGGCGACTTCACCGCCGTGGACGGCATCGACGTGGAGGTCCGCGCCGGTGAGGCGTTCGGCTTCCTCGGGCCCAACGGCGCCGGCAAGTCGTCGACCATGCGGATGGTCGGCTGCATCTCGCCACCCAGCGACGGAGAGCTGCGCATCCTCGGCCTCGACCCGCTGCGGGACGGGCCGGCCATCCGGGCCCGTCTCGGCGTCTGCCCCCAGCTCGACAACCTCGACCCGGAGCTGACCGTCCGGGAAAACCTGACGACGTACGCGCGCTACTTCGGCATCCCCCGCCGGGTGGCGCGGGCGCGCGCCGCCGAGTTGCTCGACTTCGTGCAGCTCCGCGAGCGGGCGGAGAGCAAGGTCGAGCCGCTCTCCGGTGGCATGAAGCGCCGGCTCACCATCGCTCGCGCGCTGGTCAACGAGCCGGACATCGTGCTGCTCGACGAGCCGACCACCGGCCTCGACCCGCAGGCCCGGCACCTGGTGTGGGAGCGGTTGTTCCGGCTCAAGCAGCAGGGCGTCACGCTGGTGCTCACCACGCACTACATGGACGAGGCCGAGCAGCTCTGCGACCGGCTGGTGGTGATGGACGGCGGGCGGATCGTCGCCGAGGGGTCACCGCGTGCGCTCATCGAGCGGCACTCCACCCGCGAGGTGGTCGAGCTGCGGTTCGCCGCCGACTCGCAGGAGACGTTCGCCGGCAAGCTGGACGGCCTGGGGGAGCGGGTCGAGGTGCTGCCCGACCGGATCCTGCTCTACGTGCCCGACGGTGACGCGGCGGTCGGCGAGGTCGCCGCGCTCGGCCTGCACCCGGTCAACGTGCTGGTCCGGCGCAGCAGCCTGGAGGACGTCTTCCTGCACCTCACCGGCCGCACCCTCGTCGACTGA
- a CDS encoding ABC transporter permease produces the protein MAQLTRERPALPRVPALTVLNYYLVGYRRTWRSGVFSSFLLPTLTVLGFGVGVGAYIDQGVGGVSYLEWIVGGLLASTAMQVAIGESTWPVFSNLQWTKIYLGQRSAPLRVDDILAGHLAFVLFRVLTSVVAFLLVTGVLGALRSPWAVLALPVAALLTLAIAAPAFAYAASVDTDSWLAMLFRFAVIPMTLFAGVFFPVESLPLVLRWLAYATPLWHAVDLCRAAVLGVAPQWSVAGHLCYLAAWAAAGWLLARRAFARKLVV, from the coding sequence ATGGCACAACTGACCCGGGAGAGACCCGCCCTACCGCGAGTGCCGGCGTTGACGGTGCTCAACTACTACCTGGTGGGTTACCGGCGCACCTGGCGGTCCGGAGTCTTCTCGTCCTTCCTGCTGCCCACGCTGACCGTGCTCGGGTTCGGGGTGGGCGTCGGGGCGTACATCGACCAGGGCGTCGGTGGCGTCTCCTACCTTGAGTGGATCGTCGGCGGGCTGCTCGCGTCGACGGCGATGCAGGTGGCGATCGGCGAGTCGACGTGGCCGGTGTTCAGCAACCTGCAGTGGACGAAGATCTACCTCGGGCAGCGTTCGGCGCCGTTGCGGGTCGACGACATCCTCGCCGGCCACCTGGCGTTCGTGCTGTTCCGGGTGCTGACCTCGGTCGTGGCGTTTCTCCTGGTGACCGGAGTGCTGGGGGCGTTGCGGTCGCCGTGGGCGGTGCTCGCGCTGCCGGTGGCGGCGCTGCTCACCCTGGCCATCGCGGCGCCCGCCTTCGCGTACGCGGCGTCGGTCGACACGGACAGTTGGCTCGCGATGCTGTTCCGGTTCGCGGTGATCCCGATGACCCTGTTCGCCGGGGTGTTCTTCCCGGTCGAGTCGCTGCCGCTGGTGCTGCGCTGGCTCGCGTACGCGACGCCGCTCTGGCACGCCGTCGACCTGTGCCGGGCGGCGGTGCTCGGCGTCGCTCCGCAGTGGTCGGTCGCCGGCCACCTGTGCTACCTCGCCGCCTGGGCGGCTGCCGGCTGGCTGCTCGCCCGCCGCGCCTTCGCCCGCAAGCTCGTCGTCTGA
- a CDS encoding ABC transporter permease: MVNLMLPRLVDVSAASRRSASVTERNVATLKPVYWLLLLSGVVEPLLYLLSIGVGVGALIGDLTLPGGEVVTYAAFVAPAMLASSAMTGALTETTFNFFGKMKYMKLYDGVIATPVQPFEIALGELAWAMLRGSAYSAAFLVVMVVMDLTTPARALATFPAAVLVGFAFGALGMAVSTFMRSWQDFDMVGSAQFVLFLFSGTFVPAEAYPTVLRWLVEVTPLYRAVHLIRGVTVGTAGWAWLLDVLYLAVVLVAGLLIASRRMGRLLYK; encoded by the coding sequence GTGGTCAATCTGATGCTGCCCCGGCTGGTGGACGTCTCCGCCGCGTCGCGCCGGTCCGCGTCGGTCACCGAGCGCAACGTCGCGACCCTGAAGCCGGTGTACTGGTTGCTGCTCCTGTCCGGCGTCGTCGAGCCACTGCTCTACCTGCTGTCGATCGGCGTCGGGGTGGGTGCGCTGATCGGTGACCTGACGCTGCCCGGCGGCGAGGTCGTCACGTACGCGGCCTTCGTCGCCCCGGCCATGCTCGCCTCGTCGGCGATGACCGGCGCGCTCACGGAGACCACCTTCAACTTCTTCGGGAAGATGAAGTACATGAAGCTGTACGACGGGGTGATCGCCACCCCGGTACAGCCGTTCGAGATCGCCCTCGGCGAGCTGGCCTGGGCGATGCTGCGGGGCAGCGCGTACTCGGCCGCATTCCTGGTGGTGATGGTCGTGATGGACCTGACCACCCCCGCCCGCGCGCTCGCCACGTTCCCGGCGGCGGTGCTGGTCGGCTTCGCGTTCGGGGCGCTCGGCATGGCGGTGTCCACGTTCATGCGCAGCTGGCAGGACTTCGACATGGTGGGCTCGGCGCAGTTCGTCCTGTTCCTGTTCTCCGGGACCTTCGTTCCCGCCGAGGCGTACCCGACGGTGCTGCGCTGGCTGGTCGAGGTCACCCCGCTCTACCGGGCGGTGCACCTGATCCGCGGGGTGACCGTCGGCACGGCCGGCTGGGCGTGGCTGCTCGACGTGCTCTACCTGGCCGTGGTGCTGGTCGCCGGCCTGCTGATCGCCTCGCGCCGGATGGGCCGCCTGCTCTACAAGTAG